A region of the Bacillaceae bacterium S4-13-56 genome:
ATCTTTGTTTCCCTGTTCTACAAAATTTTCAACATCACGATCTAAGCTTGATATGGAATGGTACCTAACCTGAACGTCATCACCAAAAGCAAGCTTGGCTAAGATCCCACAACTTACCCCGTCTAGATCATTGTGCGACATTAATTTGTACATTGATGCTCCCCCATTCAATTATCCATTTTTTCATCTAATGCTTGACGATCAGCAGCTGTCGGCGGCTCTTCCAACCAACCATTTTTAATGAGAAGATTTATCCCATCCTCTGCATATAGAGCAATTTCTGCGATCATTTTTGAATACATTAAAACTAAATCCTTCCTTTGCGTGGCAGAAAGAGCAGCACCATAGTATCCAGCTGCTACTTCAACTATACTCACGAGATGAAAAAGCATCAATTTATCCGAAAATGGGGCCTCTGTTGAGTGTGTGACTTCACCCTGATATGACTTAGGTGTAGGCAGATGAGCTTGGGCTAATTTTTTTCCCATTTCTCCAAGATGTTTTTCACAAAGTTTCATCCCTCGTTGAAAATAATTCCGAATTTCCCTAGAATGAGCAGTCTGACTGAATCCAAGTTCAAGGATCACTTTTACTATTATTTTTTGCATATTATTGACGCACATCTTCTCGAATGGTTGTTGCTAGACAAAGAGTTTAGCTGTTTAAACCATGGAGAGTCATGATTTGCATATAAATATACATAATATTATTTGTAAACAAAGATGGTACCTTAAGTTTAACATCTTCCTCGGAAAATCCTTTAGATATCGGAAAATTTTCATTTTTCATAAACGTACTAACTTATCCAAATGGGTTTTAGAAAGGCTTACTGACTTTTTGAGAATTTCTGCTAATTCCTTATTTTTACAAGTAGACAATAAATATCTGTTCACACAAATAGCCATACTATCGGTTAT
Encoded here:
- a CDS encoding DUF3231 family protein → MQKIIVKVILELGFSQTAHSREIRNYFQRGMKLCEKHLGEMGKKLAQAHLPTPKSYQGEVTHSTEAPFSDKLMLFHLVSIVEVAAGYYGAALSATQRKDLVLMYSKMIAEIALYAEDGINLLIKNGWLEEPPTAADRQALDEKMDN